In the Klebsiella aerogenes KCTC 2190 genome, one interval contains:
- a CDS encoding MFS transporter: MSSLSQAASAAEKRTNARYWIVVMLFIVTSFNYGDRATLSIAGSEMAKDIGLDPVGMGYVFSAFSWAYVIGQIPGGWLLDRFGSKRVYFWSIFIWSVFTLLQGFVDIFSGFGIIIALFTLRFLVGLAESPSFPGNSRIVAAWFPAQERGTAVSIFNSAQYFATVIFAPIMGWLTHEVGWSHVFFFMGGLGIVISFVWLKVIHDPNNHPGVNQKELDYIAEGGALINMDQKSSAQKVPFNVKMGQIKQLIGSRMMVGIYIGQYCINALTYFFITWFPVYLVQARGMSILKAGFVASIPAVCGFVGGVLGGIISDWLMRRTGSLNIARKTPIVLGMLLSMTMLMCNYVNAEWMIIGFMAMAFFGKGIGALGWAVMADTAPKEISGLSGGLFNMFGNISGIVTPIAIGYIVGTTGSFNGALIYVGIHALVAVFSYLVLVGDIKRIELKPIAGR; encoded by the coding sequence ATGAGTTCATTAAGTCAGGCTGCGAGCGCCGCTGAAAAGCGCACCAATGCTCGCTATTGGATAGTGGTGATGCTGTTTATCGTCACATCCTTTAACTATGGCGACCGCGCGACGTTGTCGATCGCCGGTTCTGAAATGGCCAAGGATATCGGCCTCGATCCTGTTGGCATGGGTTACGTTTTCTCCGCGTTTTCATGGGCCTATGTGATCGGACAGATCCCCGGCGGCTGGCTGCTTGACCGCTTTGGTTCTAAACGCGTCTATTTCTGGTCCATCTTTATCTGGTCCGTGTTTACCCTGCTGCAGGGCTTCGTGGATATCTTTAGCGGTTTTGGCATTATCATCGCGCTGTTTACCCTGCGCTTCCTCGTCGGCCTTGCCGAATCGCCCTCGTTCCCTGGTAATAGCCGCATTGTGGCCGCCTGGTTCCCGGCGCAGGAGAGAGGGACGGCGGTATCGATTTTTAACTCCGCGCAGTATTTTGCCACCGTTATTTTCGCGCCGATTATGGGTTGGTTGACCCATGAAGTGGGTTGGTCGCACGTATTCTTCTTTATGGGCGGATTGGGTATTGTCATCAGCTTCGTGTGGCTGAAAGTGATCCACGATCCCAATAACCACCCAGGCGTTAACCAGAAAGAGCTGGACTACATCGCCGAAGGCGGCGCGTTGATCAATATGGATCAAAAGAGCAGTGCGCAGAAGGTGCCCTTTAACGTCAAAATGGGCCAAATCAAGCAGTTGATCGGCTCGCGAATGATGGTCGGGATCTATATCGGCCAGTACTGCATCAACGCGTTAACCTACTTCTTTATCACCTGGTTCCCGGTTTATCTGGTGCAGGCGCGCGGCATGTCGATCCTCAAAGCGGGCTTTGTCGCCTCGATTCCGGCGGTGTGTGGCTTTGTCGGCGGCGTGTTGGGCGGGATTATTTCCGACTGGTTGATGCGCCGTACCGGCTCGCTAAATATCGCGCGTAAAACGCCGATCGTACTGGGCATGCTGTTGTCCATGACCATGCTGATGTGTAACTACGTCAACGCGGAATGGATGATCATCGGCTTTATGGCGATGGCCTTCTTCGGCAAAGGCATTGGCGCGCTGGGCTGGGCGGTAATGGCGGACACCGCGCCGAAAGAGATCAGCGGCCTGTCCGGCGGTCTGTTCAACATGTTCGGCAATATTTCCGGCATCGTCACCCCTATCGCTATCGGCTATATCGTCGGCACCACCGGCTCTTTCAACGGCGCGCTGATTTACGTCGGTATCCACGCTCTGGTGGCGGTATTCAGCTACCTGGTGCTGGTTGGCGATATCAAACGTATCGAACTTAAACCGATTGCGGGGCGTTAA
- a CDS encoding enolase C-terminal domain-like protein, whose protein sequence is MNTQSSPIVTEMKVIPVAGHDSMLMNIGGAHNAWFTRNIVVLTDNAGHTGVGEAPGGEVIYQTLVDAIPQVVGQEVARLNRVVQQVHKGNQAADFDTFGKGAWTFELKVNAVAALEAALLDLLGKVLNVPVCELLGPGKQRDAVTVLGYLFYIGDREKTDLDYLARTPGDHEWYRLRHQQALNSDAVVRLAEAAQDRYGFKDFKLKGGVLPGEQEIDTARALKKRFPDARITVDPNGAWLLDEAITLCKGLQDVLTYAEDPCGAEQGFSGREVMAEFRRATGLPVATNMIATNWREMGHAVMLNAVDIPLADPHFWTLSGAVRVAQLCDDWGLTWGCHSNNHFDISLAMFTHVGAAAPGNPTAIDTHWIWQEGDARLTQNPLQIINGKIAVPDAPGLGVELDWEQVHKAHEAYKALPGGARNDAGPMQYLIPGWTFDRKRPVFGRH, encoded by the coding sequence ATGAATACCCAATCCAGCCCAATCGTTACCGAAATGAAGGTGATTCCGGTCGCCGGGCACGACAGCATGCTGATGAACATCGGCGGCGCGCATAATGCCTGGTTTACCCGCAATATTGTGGTGTTAACCGACAACGCCGGCCATACCGGCGTCGGCGAAGCGCCCGGCGGCGAAGTCATCTACCAGACGTTGGTCGATGCCATACCCCAGGTGGTTGGGCAGGAAGTCGCTCGCCTCAACCGCGTGGTGCAGCAGGTACATAAAGGCAATCAGGCGGCGGATTTCGACACCTTCGGCAAAGGGGCATGGACCTTCGAATTGAAAGTCAATGCGGTAGCGGCGCTGGAAGCCGCGCTGCTCGACCTGCTTGGCAAGGTGTTGAATGTCCCGGTGTGCGAACTATTGGGGCCGGGCAAACAGCGTGATGCGGTGACCGTGCTGGGCTACCTGTTTTATATAGGCGACCGCGAAAAAACCGATTTGGACTATCTTGCGCGGACGCCGGGCGACCACGAATGGTACCGTCTTCGTCACCAGCAGGCGCTGAATAGCGACGCGGTGGTGCGATTGGCGGAGGCGGCGCAGGATCGCTACGGTTTTAAAGACTTTAAGCTAAAAGGCGGCGTATTACCTGGCGAGCAGGAAATCGACACCGCCCGCGCGTTGAAAAAACGCTTCCCTGACGCCCGCATTACCGTTGACCCGAACGGCGCCTGGCTGCTGGATGAAGCGATTACGCTGTGCAAAGGGCTGCAGGATGTCCTGACCTATGCCGAAGATCCGTGCGGCGCTGAACAGGGCTTTTCCGGTCGGGAAGTGATGGCCGAGTTCCGCCGCGCCACCGGGTTGCCGGTGGCGACTAACATGATAGCCACCAACTGGCGCGAAATGGGGCATGCGGTCATGCTCAACGCCGTCGATATTCCGCTGGCGGACCCGCACTTCTGGACGCTCTCCGGCGCGGTGCGGGTGGCGCAGTTGTGCGATGACTGGGGGCTGACCTGGGGCTGTCATTCGAACAACCACTTTGATATCTCGCTGGCGATGTTTACCCACGTCGGCGCCGCGGCGCCGGGCAATCCGACTGCTATCGATACCCATTGGATTTGGCAGGAGGGCGATGCGCGCCTGACGCAAAATCCGCTGCAGATTATCAACGGCAAAATCGCCGTGCCAGACGCGCCGGGACTCGGCGTGGAGCTGGACTGGGAACAGGTGCATAAAGCTCATGAGGCCTATAAGGCGCTGCCAGGCGGCGCGCGTAACGATGCGGGCCCGATGCAGTATCTGATTCCCGGTTGGACATTCGACCGTAAACGCCCCGTTTTCGGCCGTCATTAA
- the syd gene encoding SecY-interacting protein, whose amino-acid sequence MDHQTIEALQSFTQRYCDAWQQRYASLPRSEDLYGIPSPCISASEDDAVFWQPQPFTLEHHLDGVERALEIVVQQPIHSYYTTQFAGDMHARFAEQNLTLLQAWSPDDFQRVQENLIGHLVVQKRLKLSPTLFIATLDSELEVISVCNLSGEVIKETLGTRKRETLSHSLASFLNQLEPLL is encoded by the coding sequence GTGGATCATCAGACCATAGAAGCGCTGCAATCATTTACCCAACGTTACTGCGATGCGTGGCAGCAGCGTTATGCCAGCCTGCCGCGTAGCGAAGACCTTTATGGCATCCCATCTCCCTGTATTAGCGCTAGCGAAGACGATGCCGTTTTCTGGCAGCCGCAGCCGTTTACGTTAGAACACCATCTCGATGGGGTTGAACGGGCGCTGGAGATTGTGGTACAACAGCCGATTCATAGTTATTATACCACTCAGTTCGCTGGCGATATGCACGCCCGCTTCGCGGAACAGAACCTCACTCTGCTGCAGGCATGGAGCCCGGATGATTTCCAGCGAGTACAGGAAAACCTCATTGGTCACCTGGTGGTACAAAAACGTCTGAAGCTATCGCCGACGCTGTTTATCGCCACGCTGGATAGCGAACTGGAGGTTATTTCGGTCTGTAACCTGAGCGGCGAAGTGATTAAAGAGACGCTCGGTACTCGAAAAAGAGAGACCCTTTCCCACTCGCTTGCGAGTTTCCTGAATCAGCTTGAGCCCCTTCTGTAA
- the gudD gene encoding glucarate dehydratase: protein MTTSSSTPIVTAMQVIPVAGHDSMLMNLSGAHAPYFTRNIVIIKDNSGHTGVGEIPGGEKIRQTLEDAAPLVVGKTLGEYKNVLSAVRNQFADRDAGGRGLQTFDLRTTIHVVTGIEAALLDLLGQHLGVNVASLLGDGQQRSEVEMLGYLFFVGNRHATPLAYQSQPDEQCDWYRIRHEEAMTPEAVVRLAEAAYEKYGFNDFKLKGGVLAGFEEAEAISALAKRFPDARVTLDPNGAWLLDEAIQIGKQLKGVLAYAEDPCGAEQGFSGREVMAEFRRATGLPTATNMIATDWRQMGHTLSLQSVDIPLADPHFWTMQGSVRVAQMCHEFGLTWGSHSNNHFDVSLAMFTHVAAAAPGKITAIDTHWIWQEGNQRLTKQPFEIKGGMVQVPTTPGLGVELDMDRVMQANELYKKHGLGARDDAMAMQYLIPNWTFDNKRPCMVR, encoded by the coding sequence ATGACTACATCATCTTCAACGCCAATTGTGACCGCTATGCAGGTTATCCCGGTCGCCGGGCATGACAGCATGCTGATGAACCTGAGCGGCGCGCATGCGCCGTACTTCACCCGTAATATTGTTATCATCAAAGATAACTCCGGGCACACGGGCGTTGGCGAAATCCCCGGCGGCGAAAAGATCCGCCAGACCCTGGAAGACGCCGCGCCGTTGGTGGTGGGTAAAACGCTGGGCGAGTACAAAAATGTGCTGAGTGCCGTGCGTAACCAGTTTGCCGACCGCGATGCCGGCGGCCGCGGCCTGCAAACCTTCGATCTGCGCACCACCATTCACGTGGTGACCGGGATTGAAGCGGCGCTGCTGGATCTGCTGGGCCAGCATCTGGGCGTGAACGTTGCTTCTCTGCTCGGCGACGGCCAGCAGCGGAGCGAAGTCGAAATGCTGGGCTACCTGTTCTTTGTCGGTAACCGCCACGCGACGCCGCTGGCTTATCAAAGCCAGCCGGATGAACAGTGCGACTGGTATCGTATTCGTCATGAAGAGGCGATGACGCCGGAGGCGGTGGTTCGCCTGGCGGAGGCCGCTTACGAAAAATATGGCTTCAATGACTTTAAACTGAAGGGCGGGGTGTTGGCCGGTTTTGAAGAAGCCGAAGCGATTAGCGCGCTGGCGAAGCGTTTCCCTGATGCGCGCGTGACCCTCGACCCGAACGGCGCCTGGCTGCTGGATGAAGCCATCCAGATAGGTAAACAGCTGAAAGGCGTGCTGGCCTATGCGGAAGATCCTTGCGGCGCTGAACAAGGTTTCTCCGGCCGCGAAGTGATGGCCGAATTCCGTCGGGCGACCGGGCTGCCGACCGCGACCAACATGATCGCTACCGACTGGCGGCAGATGGGCCATACGCTGTCGCTACAATCGGTGGATATTCCGCTGGCGGACCCGCACTTCTGGACCATGCAAGGGTCGGTACGCGTGGCGCAGATGTGTCATGAATTCGGCCTGACCTGGGGTTCGCACTCTAATAATCACTTCGACGTGTCGCTGGCGATGTTTACCCATGTTGCCGCGGCGGCGCCGGGTAAAATTACCGCTATCGATACCCACTGGATCTGGCAGGAGGGCAACCAGCGTCTGACCAAACAGCCGTTTGAAATCAAAGGCGGTATGGTGCAGGTGCCGACGACGCCGGGTCTGGGCGTTGAGCTGGATATGGACCGCGTGATGCAGGCTAATGAGCTATATAAGAAACATGGCCTGGGCGCGCGTGATGACGCCATGGCGATGCAATATTTAATCCCGAACTGGACCTTTGATAACAAACGTCCTTGCATGGTTCGCTAA
- the truC gene encoding tRNA pseudouridine(65) synthase TruC produces the protein MLEIIYQDQWLVAVNKPSGWLVHRSWLDRDEKVVVMQTVRDQIGQHVFTAHRLDRPTSGVLLMGLSSEAGRLLAQQFEQHQMQKRYHAIVRGWLTEEAVLDYPLVEELDKIADKFAREDKGPQPAVTHYRGLATVEMPVATGRYPTTRYGLVELEPKTGRKHQLRRHLAHLRHPILGDSKHGDLRQNRSAAEHFGCNRLMLHASQLSLTHPFTGEPLTIRAGLDDVWMRALSQFGWRGLLPLNERVEFADDSGQDESIADNPGR, from the coding sequence ATGCTGGAGATCATTTACCAGGATCAGTGGCTGGTGGCGGTGAACAAACCATCCGGTTGGCTGGTGCACCGTAGCTGGCTGGATCGCGATGAGAAAGTGGTGGTGATGCAGACCGTGCGCGATCAAATTGGCCAGCACGTCTTCACCGCTCATCGTCTGGACCGGCCGACTTCCGGCGTGCTGCTGATGGGGTTATCGAGCGAGGCGGGCAGGCTGCTGGCGCAGCAGTTTGAACAACACCAGATGCAAAAACGCTATCACGCCATCGTTCGCGGCTGGTTGACTGAAGAGGCGGTACTGGATTATCCGCTTGTAGAAGAGCTGGATAAAATCGCCGATAAATTCGCTCGTGAAGATAAAGGCCCGCAGCCGGCGGTGACCCACTATCGCGGGCTGGCGACGGTAGAAATGCCGGTCGCCACCGGCCGTTACCCGACCACCCGCTACGGGCTGGTGGAGCTGGAGCCGAAAACCGGGCGTAAGCATCAGCTGCGTCGCCATTTGGCCCATCTGCGCCATCCGATCCTCGGCGACAGCAAACATGGCGATCTACGGCAAAACCGCAGCGCCGCTGAACATTTCGGCTGTAATCGCCTGATGCTGCATGCCAGTCAGCTGTCATTAACGCATCCGTTTACCGGCGAGCCGCTGACGATTCGCGCGGGTCTGGATGATGTCTGGATGCGCGCGCTGTCGCAGTTTGGCTGGCGCGGGCTTCTCCCGCTAAATGAAAGGGTTGAGTTTGCCGACGACAGCGGTCAGGATGAGAGTATCGCGGATAATCCAGGGAGATAA
- a CDS encoding flavodoxin, whose protein sequence is MAEVGIFVGTMYGNSLLVAEEAEAILSGLGHKATVFEDPEVKDWESYTGKYVLVVTSTTGQGDLPDSIVPLYEGIKDMYQPHLRYGIIALGDSTYANFCGGGKTFDALLQEQGARRIGEMLTIDASEDPEPESVSNPWVEAWAKLLD, encoded by the coding sequence ATGGCAGAAGTCGGAATTTTTGTCGGCACGATGTACGGAAACTCGCTGTTGGTCGCCGAAGAGGCGGAAGCCATTCTGAGCGGGCTGGGGCATAAAGCGACGGTCTTTGAGGATCCGGAGGTAAAAGACTGGGAATCCTATACCGGCAAATACGTGCTGGTCGTGACCTCGACCACCGGGCAGGGCGATCTGCCGGACAGCATCGTTCCGCTGTATGAAGGCATTAAAGATATGTATCAACCGCATCTGCGCTACGGCATTATCGCGCTTGGCGATAGTACCTACGCCAACTTCTGCGGCGGCGGTAAAACCTTTGATGCATTGCTGCAGGAGCAGGGCGCGCGTCGTATTGGCGAGATGCTCACCATTGACGCCAGCGAAGACCCGGAACCGGAAAGCGTTTCCAACCCTTGGGTAGAAGCGTGGGCTAAACTGCTCGACTAA
- a CDS encoding YqcC family protein — MTLHASVRDRLHAIEALLRETNHWQEQAPDSRAFASEQPFCLDTLEPLEWLQWVLIPRMHQLIASGMPLPQNFAVAPYYEMALDKAHPAREAIVAELLLLDALFADEDA, encoded by the coding sequence ATGACCCTTCACGCTAGCGTGCGCGATCGCCTGCACGCCATTGAAGCGCTGCTGCGCGAAACAAACCACTGGCAGGAACAGGCCCCGGATAGCCGCGCTTTCGCCAGCGAGCAGCCGTTTTGCCTGGACACGCTCGAGCCGCTGGAATGGCTACAGTGGGTGCTGATCCCACGTATGCATCAACTGATTGCCAGCGGTATGCCGCTGCCGCAGAACTTTGCCGTCGCGCCCTATTACGAGATGGCGCTGGATAAAGCCCATCCGGCGCGCGAAGCTATCGTGGCCGAGTTGCTGCTGCTGGATGCATTATTCGCGGATGAAGACGCCTGA
- the barA gene encoding two-component sensor histidine kinase BarA → MTNYSLRARMMILILAPTVLIGLLLSIFFVAHRYNDLQRQLEDAGASIIEPLAVSSEYGMNLQNREAIGQLISVLHRRHSDIVRAISIYDAKNRLFVTSNFQLDPREIQLPRGAPFPRRLSVTRHGDIMVLRTPIVSESYLPDESPESDAKMPDNMLGYVALELDLKSVRLQQYKEIFISSVMMLFCIGIALIFGWRLMRDVTGPIRNMVNTVDRIRRGQLDSRVEGFMLGELDMLKNGINSMAMSLAAYHEEMQHNVDQATSDLRETLEQMEIQNVELDLAKKRAQEAARIKSEFLANMSHELRTPLNGVIGFTRLTLKTDLNATQRDHLTTIERSANNLLAIINDVLDFSKLEAGKLILESIPFLLRNTLDEVVTLLAHSAHDKGLELTLNIKSDVPDNVIGDPLRLQQVITNLVGNAIKFTEHGNIDVLVEQRAMSNSRVQIEVQIHDTGIGIPERDQSRLFQAFRQADASISRRHGGTGLGLVITQRLVKEMGGDISFHSQPNRGSTFWFHISLDLNPNAITDGFDTHCLAGKKLAYIEANTTAAQSTMELLATTPLEVVYSPTLSALPDAHYDILLAGIPVSMRDLSNQREKLVRACSLSDTLVLGLPCHAQVSAEELKRNGVTACLLKPLTSTRLFPVLMASCRAQPPVPQPYIDSDKLAMTVMAVDDNPANLKLIGALLDDLVQHVILCDSGQDAVEQAKQSQLDLILMDIQMPDMDGIRACELIRHLPHQQQTPVIAVTAHALEGQREKLLAAGMNDYLAKPIEEDKLSTLLLRYQPGMHVAAPQLAEPVEPVIDHNVTLNWQLALRQAAMKPDLAREMLQMLLAFMPEVRNKVEEQLVGETPEGLLDLIHKLHGSCSYSGVPRLKKLCHTLESQLRAGTAPEELEPELLELLDEMDNVAREACKMGV, encoded by the coding sequence ATGACCAACTACAGCCTACGTGCTCGCATGATGATTCTTATTCTGGCGCCGACCGTTTTGATTGGTCTGCTGCTCAGTATTTTCTTCGTTGCCCACCGCTATAACGACCTGCAGCGGCAGTTGGAAGATGCCGGCGCCAGTATTATCGAACCGCTGGCGGTATCCAGTGAGTACGGCATGAATTTGCAAAATCGCGAGGCGATCGGCCAACTTATCAGCGTGCTTCACCGCCGCCATTCCGATATCGTGCGGGCTATTTCTATTTATGATGCTAAAAACCGGCTGTTCGTTACCTCTAACTTCCAGCTCGATCCGCGGGAAATACAGCTCCCGCGCGGCGCGCCCTTCCCTCGCCGGCTGAGCGTCACCCGCCACGGCGACATCATGGTGCTGCGCACGCCTATTGTGTCAGAAAGCTATCTACCCGATGAGTCGCCGGAAAGCGATGCTAAAATGCCGGACAATATGCTCGGCTATGTGGCGCTGGAGCTCGACCTTAAATCTGTGCGCCTGCAGCAGTACAAAGAGATATTTATCTCAAGCGTCATGATGCTGTTTTGTATCGGCATTGCGCTGATTTTCGGCTGGCGCCTGATGCGCGACGTGACCGGTCCGATTCGTAATATGGTCAACACCGTTGACCGCATCCGCCGCGGCCAGTTAGATAGCCGCGTTGAAGGTTTTATGCTCGGCGAGTTGGATATGCTGAAAAACGGCATTAACTCGATGGCGATGTCGCTGGCGGCCTACCACGAGGAGATGCAGCACAATGTCGATCAGGCGACCTCGGATCTGCGCGAAACGCTGGAGCAGATGGAGATTCAGAACGTCGAGCTGGATCTGGCGAAAAAGCGCGCCCAGGAGGCCGCGCGCATCAAGTCCGAGTTCCTTGCCAATATGTCGCACGAGCTACGAACTCCGCTTAACGGCGTGATTGGCTTTACCCGCCTGACCTTGAAAACCGATCTCAACGCTACCCAGCGCGACCACCTGACCACCATCGAACGTTCGGCGAATAATCTGCTGGCCATCATCAATGATGTGCTGGATTTCTCCAAGCTCGAAGCGGGCAAGCTGATTCTGGAAAGCATTCCTTTCCTGCTGCGTAATACCCTGGATGAAGTGGTGACCTTGCTGGCACATTCGGCGCACGATAAAGGCCTTGAGCTCACCCTCAACATTAAAAGCGATGTCCCGGATAATGTGATTGGCGATCCGCTGCGCCTGCAGCAGGTGATCACCAATCTGGTGGGTAACGCGATTAAATTCACCGAACACGGCAACATTGATGTGCTGGTTGAACAGCGGGCGATGAGCAATTCGCGAGTACAAATCGAAGTACAGATTCATGATACCGGCATCGGCATTCCGGAGCGCGATCAGTCGCGGTTGTTCCAGGCCTTCCGTCAGGCCGATGCCAGTATCTCACGCCGCCACGGCGGCACCGGCCTGGGGCTGGTTATCACTCAGCGGCTGGTCAAAGAGATGGGCGGCGATATCTCATTCCATAGTCAGCCGAACCGCGGTTCCACTTTCTGGTTCCATATCAGCCTTGACCTGAATCCGAACGCCATTACCGACGGTTTCGATACCCATTGCCTGGCGGGCAAGAAGCTGGCCTACATTGAAGCCAATACCACCGCTGCGCAAAGCACGATGGAACTGCTGGCAACCACACCGCTGGAAGTGGTCTACAGCCCGACGCTGTCAGCGCTGCCGGATGCCCACTACGATATTTTACTGGCCGGTATTCCGGTGTCGATGCGCGATCTCAGCAACCAGCGGGAAAAACTGGTCCGCGCTTGCTCACTTTCCGATACCCTGGTGCTGGGGCTGCCTTGCCACGCGCAGGTTAGCGCCGAAGAGCTTAAAAGAAACGGTGTTACCGCCTGCCTGCTTAAACCATTGACCTCCACGCGGCTTTTCCCGGTGCTGATGGCCTCTTGCCGCGCGCAGCCGCCGGTGCCACAGCCCTATATCGATAGCGATAAACTGGCGATGACGGTAATGGCGGTAGATGATAACCCGGCCAACCTCAAGCTTATTGGCGCGCTGCTGGACGATCTGGTGCAGCATGTCATTCTGTGCGATAGCGGCCAGGATGCCGTAGAGCAGGCCAAACAGTCGCAGTTGGATCTCATTCTGATGGATATTCAAATGCCGGATATGGACGGCATTCGCGCCTGTGAATTGATCCGCCATCTCCCGCATCAGCAGCAGACCCCGGTGATCGCGGTGACCGCCCACGCCCTTGAGGGGCAGCGCGAGAAACTGCTGGCCGCCGGGATGAACGATTATCTGGCGAAGCCGATTGAAGAAGATAAGCTTAGCACCCTGCTGTTGCGCTATCAGCCCGGCATGCACGTCGCCGCGCCGCAATTAGCCGAACCGGTGGAGCCGGTTATCGATCATAACGTCACGCTCAACTGGCAGCTGGCGCTGCGTCAGGCTGCCATGAAACCAGACCTCGCGCGGGAGATGCTGCAAATGCTGCTCGCCTTTATGCCGGAGGTGCGCAATAAAGTTGAAGAACAGCTGGTTGGCGAAACGCCGGAAGGGTTGCTGGATTTAATTCATAAACTGCACGGCAGCTGCAGCTATAGCGGCGTACCGCGGCTGAAAAAACTGTGCCATACCCTTGAAAGCCAGTTGCGCGCAGGTACCGCGCCGGAAGAGCTGGAGCCGGAACTGCTGGAACTGTTAGACGAGATGGATAACGTCGCCCGCGAAGCGTGCAAGATGGGAGTGTAA
- a CDS encoding glycerate kinase — MKIVIAPDSYKESLSALDVATAIETGFREIYPHAEYVKVPVADGGEGTVEAMVAATQGHIVQVSVTGPLGEPVNAFYGLSGDMRCAYIEMAAASGLESVPPTRRNPLLTTSWGTGELIRHALDAGVSQIIIGIGGSATNDGGAGMAQALGAKLLSAGQQQIAPGGGALETLARIDLSELDPRLADCRIDVACDVTNPLTGPQGASAVFGPQKGATAAMIERLDRGLQHFAQIIDRDLDIDVLSLEGGGAAGGMGAALYAFCGANLRPGIEIVTDALGLADLVADADLVITGEGRIDSQTIHGKVPVGVAKVAKRFNVPVIGIAGSLTADVGVVHQHGLDAVFSVLYSVCTLDEALANAAANVRMTARNVAAVLEMGGKR, encoded by the coding sequence ATGAAGATAGTGATCGCGCCGGATTCTTACAAAGAGAGCCTGAGTGCGCTGGACGTCGCCACCGCGATAGAAACGGGGTTCCGCGAAATTTATCCTCATGCGGAGTACGTTAAAGTCCCGGTTGCCGACGGCGGCGAGGGCACCGTTGAGGCGATGGTGGCCGCGACCCAAGGGCATATCGTACAGGTCAGCGTTACCGGGCCGCTTGGCGAACCGGTCAACGCCTTTTACGGCCTGTCCGGCGATATGCGCTGCGCCTATATCGAAATGGCGGCAGCCAGCGGACTGGAAAGCGTGCCGCCCACGCGACGTAATCCGCTACTGACTACCTCCTGGGGAACCGGCGAGCTGATTCGTCACGCGTTGGATGCGGGGGTTTCGCAGATTATTATTGGCATCGGCGGCAGCGCGACCAATGACGGCGGCGCCGGTATGGCACAGGCGTTGGGAGCGAAACTGTTGAGCGCCGGGCAACAGCAAATTGCGCCGGGCGGCGGCGCGCTGGAGACGCTGGCGCGGATCGATCTCAGCGAACTGGATCCAAGATTGGCGGATTGCCGAATTGATGTCGCCTGCGACGTTACCAATCCGTTAACCGGCCCGCAGGGCGCAAGCGCGGTGTTTGGCCCGCAAAAAGGGGCGACGGCGGCGATGATTGAGCGTCTTGACCGCGGCCTGCAACACTTTGCGCAGATTATCGACCGTGATTTGGATATCGATGTGCTGAGCCTGGAAGGGGGCGGCGCGGCGGGCGGTATGGGGGCGGCGTTGTATGCGTTTTGCGGCGCCAACCTGCGTCCGGGAATTGAGATAGTGACCGATGCGCTGGGGTTGGCGGATTTAGTGGCTGATGCCGATTTAGTAATTACCGGCGAAGGTCGCATCGACAGCCAGACCATTCACGGCAAGGTACCGGTGGGGGTGGCGAAGGTTGCGAAACGCTTCAACGTGCCGGTGATTGGGATTGCCGGCAGCCTGACCGCCGATGTTGGCGTTGTGCATCAGCATGGCCTCGATGCCGTCTTTAGCGTGCTCTATTCCGTCTGTACCCTGGACGAGGCGCTGGCGAACGCCGCCGCCAACGTGCGGATGACGGCACGTAACGTGGCGGCGGTATTAGAGATGGGCGGCAAGCGGTAA